The nucleotide sequence GTATTGGGTAGTTTTGAATTAATTTCAGGAAAAATCATATTTAAATTTTAAATAAGATCCATAAAAAATCCCGAAATCTAAAGAGAAATCGGGATCAGTTTTATTCCGAAGAAATTATTTTTTATCCTTTTGTACTAGCAGATAAGTATTCACGGTTCATACGAGCGATATTCTCTAAAGAAATTCCTTTAGGACATTCGATCTCACAGGCTCCTGTATTACTACATGCTCCAAAACCTTCCTCGTCCATTTGTCTTACCATCGCCATAACACGCTCTGTTGCTTCTATTCTACCTTGTGGTAGTAAAGCGTACTGAGATACTTTAGCAGAAGTGAATAACATAGCACTCGCATTTTTACATGCTGCTACACAAGCTCCACACCCAATACAGGTTGCTGCATTAAAAGAATCATCTGCTTTTGACTTTTCTACCGGTATAGAGTTTGCATCTATCGTATTTCCTGATGTATTTACAGATACGTAACCCCAAGCTTGTTGAATTCTATCAAAAGCTGAACGGTCTACGATTAAATCTTTTACTACCGGGAAAGCTTTTGCTCTAAATGGCTCGATAACTATAGTATCGCCATCTTTAAACTTTCTCATGTGCAACTGGCAGGTTGCGATAAGTTTATCTGGGCCGTGTGGCTCGCCATCAATTTGTAAAGAACAAGATCCGCAAATTCCTTCACGACAATCGTGATCAAATTGTACAGTATCCTCTCCTTTTTCAACCAGCTGTTCGTTAAGTATATCCAGCATTTCTAGAAAAGACATATCACCGTCTATCCCATCAACCTGGTAATCTACCATTCCACCTTTAGCCTTAGCGCTTTCCTGACGCCATATTTTTAAATTAAGTTTCATATGCTTTAGATTTTAGTATTGAGTATTGAGTTTTGAGTCGCTAATTGGTAACACGTCATATCTCAATACTTGCATCTATTTATAACTTCTGGTTTTTAATTCAATATTATCAAAGATTAGCTGTTCTTTATGTAGAACGGCTTCACTAGGTAAACCGGTATGTTCCCAAGCGGCTACATACCTAAAGTTTTCATCATCTCTTAAAGCTTCTCCTTCTTCTGTTTGATATTCTTCTCTAAAGTGACCTCCACAAGATTCTTCTCTATGCAGTGCATCTTTAGCAAAAAGCTCACCAAGTTCTAAGAAATCTGCAACACGCCCTGCTTTCTCAAGCTCAGCATTTTTAGATTCGGTAGGACCGGTAACTTTTACGTTCTTCCAGAAATCTTCGCGTAAGGCTTTAATCTCATCAATTGCTTCTTGTAATCCTTTCGCATTACGAGCCATACCACATTTCTCCCACATAATCTTACCAAGTTTCTTATGGTAAGAATCCACAGAATGTTTGCCGCCAGCATTCATCAATTTATTGATTCGATCTGTTACATCTTTTTCAGCAGCATCAAATTCTGGAGAATCTGTTGGAATTTTTCCGGTTCTAATATCTTCTGAAAGTGAATGACCGATAGTATATGGTAACACAAAATAACCATCGGCTAAACCTTGCATTAGAGCAGAAGCTCCAAGTCTGTTTGCACCATGATCAGAGAAGTTAGCTTCTCCTGCAGCAAAACAACCTGGTATTGTTGTTTGTAAATTGTAATCTACCCATAGTCCACCCATTGTATAATGTACCGCAGGGTAAATCATCATTGGTGTTTTATATGGATTTTGATCGGTAATCTTTTCGTACATATCAAAAAGGTTCCCGTATTTAGATTCTACCACTTCAGTACCTAAGCGAATAACTTCTTCATCAGATGGATTTTTATGTCCAGATGTAAATGCTTTTTCTTTTCCGTAGCGTTTAATTGCACTAGCAAAATCCAGATAAACTGCCTGTCCTGTTTTGTTCACTCCAAAACCGGCATCACATCTTTCTTTAGCAGCTCTAGAAGCAACATCACGTGGTACTAAGTTTCCGAAAGAAGGATATCTTCTTTCTAAATAGTAATCTCTATCTTCTTCAGCTAAATCTGTAGGCTTTTTCTTTCCATCTCGAATAGCATCAGCATCTTCTTTTTTCTTTGGCACCCAAATACGACCATCATTACGAAGTGATTCCGACATCAACGTTAATTTAGACTGATGATCTCCGGTTACAGGTATACAAGTTGGGTGAATTTGTGTATAACATGGATTAGCAAAATAAGCTCCTCTACGGTGCGCTCGCCATGCAGCCATCACATTACTTCCCATCGCATTGGTAGAAAGGAAAAATACATTACCGTATCCTCCTGAAGCTAAAACAACAGCATGACCAGAATGTCTTTCAATTTTTCCTGTTACCATATCTCTGGCAATAATCCCACGAGCTTTACCGTCTACAAGCACCAAATCCATCATTTCGTGACGGTTAAATGGTGTGATCTTCCCACGGTTAATCTGGCGGTTCATTGCAGAATAAGCTCCTAACAATAACTGCTGCCCTGTTTGTCCTTTAGCGTAGAATGTTCTGGAAACTAAAACCCCTCCAAAAGAACGGTTATCTAAGTATCCTCCGTATTCTCTCGCAAACGGAACACCTTGTGCAACACACTGGTCGATTATATTTCCTGAAACCTCAGCAAGACGGTAAACGTTTGCCTCTCTGGAACGATAATCTCCTCCTTTTACAGTATCATAAAAAAGACGGTAATCAGAATCACCATCTCCCTGATAATTTTTTGATGCGTTTATACCTCCCTGAGCCGCAATAGAGTGCGCACGTCTGGGAGAATCCTGGTAACAAAATGTCTTTACGTTATAACCTAACTCGGCAAGCGTTGCTGCTGCAGCACCGCCGGCAAGTCCTGTACCAACAACAATAACATCAATGTTTCGCTTATTGGCTGGATTTACCAGGTTAATATCATTTTTATGTTTAGTCCACTTATCTTTAAGTGGCCCTTCAGGTATCTTTGATTCTAAAATTGACATGATTCGTGCGAATTAAAGGTTATTGATATAGTGAAACAGCGCTATAAAAATAAATCCTAATGGGATAATTATAGCATAGGCCACTGTAACGCCTCTTAGCCCTTTAGCATATTTATTTCTCCATCCCACAGATTGGAAAGACGAAGAAAAACCGTGAAGAAGGTGCAAACTTAAGAAAACAAAAGACAGGCAATAAAAACCTACACGTATTGGATCCTGAAATTTAGCAACTAACTCACCATAATATCTTGAAGCATCTGATGGATGAGATTCTACATATTTATGCACTAATTCTGGTACCCAGAAGTCATAAAAGTGAAGTCCTAAAAATGCTAATACTACAAGCCCGGTATAAATCATATTTCTAGACATCCAGCTAGAATTTTCCTGACCCTTATATTTTACATACTTTACATCTCTTGCACCGCGATTTCTAAGTTCTAGAACAATCCCCATTACAAAATGGAAGACTACACCAAAAATTAGAACGGGCTGTAAAAATGCCTGAACTACAAAATTGGTTCCCATAAAATGGGAAAGCTCGTTAAACAGATCTTTACTAATTACCGAAGTAAGGTTTATAGTAAAATGTTGAAGTAAGAATAAGACCAAGAACAGTCCCGACAAGGCCATCGCAACTTTCTTTGCGATAGATGATTTTAAAAATCCACCCATTGGTTTCGATTATTTATAGAATTTTAAAGGCAAAAATACACTCCAAAACACTTATGGACAAACTTTCAAGCTTGTTTGTAGGACTATTTAGAACAAGTATAAGTAAGATTCTTTTTTGTTGAAGGCTTTTTTTATAATCTAAAAAGTTGAAAAATCCCAAACCTCTTGTTTTACGGTGTATTTCGAAGGAATTTTGAAAATCAACTTAGAAATTTCAATCGATTGAAATTATACAATTTATAATTTTTTTAAGGCGAAGACATTCAACAAAAAAAGCTACCCGAATTATCAGGTAGCTTTATCTTTAATATTGATTTTTTTAAGATTATCCTTCTATCAAATCTTTTTTATAAGCATCGGAATGAACATTTGCCACTGCTCTTCCTGAAGGATCGTTCATATTCTTAAAAGATTCATCCCATTCTAATGCAGTTGGTGTACTACAAGCTACAGAAGGAACTGATGGCACAGACAACGCTGCTGCATCACTAGGGAAATGATCTGTAAAAATAGATCTATAATAATATTCCTCCTTGCTTGTTGGCGGCTGAATTGGAAATTTGAAATGTGCATTTTTAAGTTGCTCATCGCTAACTTCAGATTCTACTAATTCTTTTAGAGTATCAATCCAACTATAACCCACACCATCAGAGAATTGTTCTTTTTGTCTCCAGGCTACACTTTCTGGAAGATAATCTTCAAAAGCTTTTCTTAACACCCATTTTTCGATACGCTCCCCGGTTATCATTTTATCTTTTGGGTTTAATCGCATTGCAACGTCCATAAATTCCTTATCTAAGAATGGAACTCGACCTTCAATTCCCCATGCACAAAGCGATTTATTAGCTCTTAAACAGTCATATTGATGAAGCTTATCCAGCTTACGAACGGTTTCTTCGTGAAACTCTTTATCGTTCGGCGCTTTATGAAAGTATAAATACCCACCAAATAATTCATCTGAACCTTCACCAGAAAGCACCATTTTAATTCCTAAAGATTTAATAGTTCTCGCCATTAAATACATAGGAGTGGATGCTCTAATTGTCGTTACATCGTAAGTTTCTATATGATAGATCACATCTTTTATGGCATCTAAACCTTCCTGAATCGTAAATTTAATCTCATGATGCACGGTATCTAAATGATCGGCTACTTTCTTCGCTGCCGCAAGATCTGGAGAACCTTCTAATCCGATAGCAAAAGAGTGCAATCTTGGCCACCATGCCGCATCTTTATCTCCACTCTCAATTCTTTTTTCTGAATACTTTTTCGCTACTGCTGAAGTAATAGAAGAATCCAAACCACCTGAAAGTAAAACACCATAAGGAACATCACTCATTAATTGACGGTGTACCGCTTGCTCTAATGCTTCTTTTAAATCCTCGATACTTGTTTCGTTATCTTTTACTGCATCATATTCCATCCAGTCACGTTGGTACCATCTTTGGAATCCTTCTTTTTTGCTAGATAAATAGTGACCCGGAGGAAATAATTCAATTTTAGTACATTTTCCTTCTAAAGCTTTAAGTTCAGAAGCAACATAAAAAGTCCCGTTGTGGTCCCATCCTATATATAAAGGTATCACCCCCATGTGGTCACGAGCAATAAAATACTCGTCGTTTTCAGCGTCATAAATAGCAAAGCCAAAAATTCCGTTTAATTCATCCAAAAAGGTATCTCCTTTTTCTTTGTAAAGTGCAAGAATTACTTCACAATCAGATTCAGTTTGAAATTTATAATTAGGAAACTGACTTCTTAATTGCTTATGATTATATATTTCTCCATTTGCAGCAAGTATTAGCTGCTTATCTTCAGATAATAAAGGTTGTCCACCAGAGATTGGATCTACAATAGCTAAGCGCTCATGCGCCAAAATAGCTTTATCGTCACTATAAATTCCACTCCAGTCTGGGCCACGGTGTCTAAGACATTTAGCCATTTCTAATAATTGAGGTCTTAAATCTTCAGACTTCTCTTTTAAATCGAACGCACAAACAATTCCACACACAGTATTAAAGTTTTAAGTATTAAAGTTGAAACAAATATTGAATTAATATTCAATTAAAAAAGCATAAAATTGAAAACAGGTTACAAATGAAAATCAAAAATTGAATATAAACTTCAAAATGAAAAAATAAGGCTTTGAATTATATTGATTTTTTTTCAGCAGTAAACTACGAAAGGCAACCCCAAAAGGTATTGGTTTGAAAGTCTTCCATATTTCGATATGGAGCCTCAAAGTATTTCATCTCTATTATCGAGTAACATCCTTCATTTAATCTATTCTATGCTTATTCTTAAAAGTACAACTTTTAATAACATATTTATAATATTTCTTTAAGACTCAAAATGAAGCAATAATCGTAAATTGAGTTAAAATTTAATATTATGAGTGATTTTCAAAATAAAACAGCAATTATAACTGGTGGATCTGGAAGTATAGGATACACTACCGCACTAGAACTCGCCGAAGCAGGTGCGAATATACTATTGGTTGATATCGACGAAGAAGCTTTAAAAGAAAAAGAATCAGCCGCAAAAAAAGAGAATTTGAATATTTCTTACGTAGTTGCCGATGTAAGTAAGCCACGAGATGTAAAAAACTATGTGGATACGTGTATTGAGCGCTACGGAAAAATTGATTATTTCTTTGATAATGCTGGTATTGAAGGTAAGGTAGCGCCGCTACAAGATTATCCAGATGATATTTTCGACAAGGTAATGGAAGTAAACGTAAAAGGTACTTACCTAGGGATGAAACATGTAATCCCAAAGATTGAAGATGGCGGGAGCATAGTAATCACCTCCTCTGTAGCAGGATTACAAGGCTCTCCTAAAATGGTGCCTTATATTACTTCTAAACATGCCGTTATAGGAATTATGCGTACTGCGGCACTCGAGCTAGGAGATAGAAATATTAATGTAAACTGTGTAAATCCAGGTTCTGTAGATAATAGAATGATGCGATCTTTGGAAGATGGTGTGAATCCAGGCCACGGAGATGATGTGAAAAAAGCCTACGAATCTACTATTCCTTTAGGACGATACGCTACTCCAGAAGACATCTCACATATGGTTTGTTTTCTATTTTCTGATAAAGCCTCGTATGCAAATGGACAAACATTTGTAGTTGATGGCGGAATGAAAGCCTAAGTTTTCAGAACTAATATTAACAAAAAAGGAATCCATAATCGGATTCCTTTTTTATTGAATCTCATTTTAAAACTCAACGAAAACTATCTAAGTACCCGAAAAATCAGAAATATTAGTCTACGCTTAACAGGCATTGTACTTCATGTTTTTTAATTTTGGGGCAACATTGAAAAAATTATCATGAAATACGATCAAATAGACCGGAAACTTTTTATCAAAAACAGAAAAAACTTCATGGAAAGAATGATTCCTGGAGGATTAGCTGTTTTTAATGCCAATGACGTTTTTCCAATTGGTGCAGACAGTACATTGCCATTTCAGCAAAATAGAGATCTTTTTTATTTAAGCGGAGTGGATCAGGAAGAAGCAATCCTTGTGTTGTTTCCTGAAGCACCAAAACCAGAGCACCGTGAAATTCTTTTTTTAACCGAAACGAATCCGCACATCGCAGTTTGGGAAGGTGAAAAACTAACTAAGGAAAAAGCTTACGAAGTAAGCGGGATCAAAACGGTATACTGGCTTCAGGATTTCGAAAAGATATTTTTTGAAGTCATGGCACAGGCAGAAACGATCTACTTAAATAAAAACGAGCACTATCGCGTACAAGGATCTATAAAAACCGAAACTCGTGATGATCGTTTTATTAAATGGTGTAAGGAAAATTATCCGGCGCATAGAGTTGCGAAAAGCAATCCTATTTTACAAAGATTGCGATCTGTTAAAGATCCTATCGAATTAGATTTAATGCAAAAAGCCTGCAATATTACCGAAAAGGCTTTTAGAAGAGCGCTTAAATTTACCAAACCTGGCGTTTGGGAATACGAAATAGAAGCCGAGTACTATCATGAGATGATAAGAAACCGCTCTCGAGGTTTTGCCTACACGCCTATTATTGCCAGCGGAAATAACGCAAACGTGTTACATTACACTGAAAATAATCAGCAATGTAATGCAGGCGATTTAATTTTATTAGACACCGGCGCAGAATATGCAAATTACTCTAGTGATATGACAAGGTCGATTCCTGTTTCAGGAAAATTCACAGATCGCCAAAAGCAAATCTATAACACGGTAAATAGAGTAAAAACTGAATCTACCAAATGGTTGGTACCTGGTACCATGTGGGACGAGTTTCATAAAGAAGTTGGTAAATTAATGACTTCAGAATTATTAGACCTTGGTTTACTTGATAAAGCAGATGTGCAAAATGAAGATCCAAAATGGCCATCTTATAAAAAATATTTTATGCACGGTACCGCTCATAATATTGGTTTAGATACGCATGACTACGGAATTTTAACCGAACCAATGAAAGCGAACCAGGTTTTTACAGTTGAACCCGGAATCTATCTACCAGATGAAGGCTTCGGAATTCGATTGGAAGACGATGTTGTAATTCAGGAAAAAGGAGAGCCATTTAATTTAATGCGCAATATTCCTATTGAAGCAGATGAGATTGAAGAAATTATGAATTCATAATAATAAATTTAAAAAGGCCACAAAAAATGACTAAGAATCATATTTGCGGCCTTTTAATGTAATGCTTATGAAAATACAGCATAAAATTACACAAATTAAGTTTAATTCAAAGGGAAAAGGCAATCCCTTAGTTCTTTTACATGGATTTTTGGAGGATAATAAGATTTGGCGAATTTATCAGGAGATACTTTCTAAAAGTCGACAGGTCATTACAATTGATCTTTTAGGACATGGCGAGTCTGGCAGTATAGGCGAAGTTCATTCCATGGAAGAAATGTGCGACGCCGTCATTGCTGTACTCGATTATTTAGAAATTGAAAAAGCAAGCTTTGGAGGCCATTCTATGGGAGGATATGTGATCATGGAAATCCTGAAAAAATATCCTGAAAAAATCACGAATATTAGTCTTATCAATTCTTCTCCTGCTGAAGATACTCCTGAAAAAAAAGAAAATAGAGACCGGGTAGCTAATTTGGCAAAGAAAAATAAAGAAGCTTTTGTGAGTATGGCTATTTCTAATCTCTTAACTTCTGATAATAACAAGAAATTTAAGCCAGAAATAGAGCTTTTGAAAACTGAAGCTCAGAAAATGTCATCAGAGAATATCGTTGCCGCCACGATAGGCATGAAAGAAAGACAAGATAGCATTAAAGCTTTTAAACAATTTCAAGGAGACAAATTTATCATTTTGGGTATGCAAGATCCAGTGCTAGATATTGACAAAACCATTGAAATTGCTACAAGCACGAATGCAAATCTAATCGAGTTTCCAGACGGTCATTTATCATTTATTGAGAATAAAGACCAATTATTACATTTTTTGCAATCAAAAGGCTAAAAATTAGCCTTTAACAAAAAATTGGCTAATTTTTGGGAATTTCGTAAGATTTTGCTAACTTTAGGGTGTCAAAAATTTAAAAATCAAGCTTTTATGGAGGACACCCCTAATACATTTTTCGCTAAAGTATATTGTAAAATTTTTGGTCATAAGCTAAAGGTAACGAAAAACGTTACCGACCATGTACATGAATACCAATGTGCAAATTGTGGACAAGAAATGACAGATACAGCGAATGGATTTCTAGCACCCCTCACTAAGAAATTCAAGGAGACGAACAATTACATAGCAAAAATTCACAGAAGACGAAAAAATCGTCGATTGCGACATTATGCTAAAGCTTCTTAAGCATTCTCCTCATCATCTTTATCCATCGAATTCCAACCTCTAGCCACCAAAGGGATGGCTTGGTTTGCACGCGTAATTAAGTGCATTCCTGAATTTTCATCATTCATGTGACCAATTACTGTAAGATTAGGATTCCCCTTAATCTTATCAAAATCTGATTGCGAAACTGTGAATAACAATTCATAATCTTCGCCACCACTTAAAGCGATGGTGGTACTATCTATTTCAAATTCTTCACAAACCGAAATCATTGCAGGGTCTAAAGGAATTTTCTCTTCATAAAGACTAACTCCGGTTTTAGAGTTTTTGCATAAATGAATTATTTCAGAAGATAAGCCATCACTAATATCAATCATTGATGTTGGCTTAACTCCAAGTTCTTTAAGAAGCGGCGGAATATCTTTACGAGCTTCCGGTTTTAGCTGGCGTTCGATTAAATACGTATACTCATCTAAATCGGGTTGTGCATTTGGATTTGCTTTAAACACTTGTTTCTCTCGTTCCAGAACCTGCAAGCCCATATAAGCGGCTCCCAGATCTCCGGTGACCACTAGTAAATCATTTGGCTTTGCACCACTACGGTAGACGATATCTTCTTTTTCTGCTTCACCAAAAACGGAGATGCTAATAAATAATCCTGAAGTTGAAGAAGTGGTATCCCCGCCTACAACATCGATATTATATAGATCTGCGGCCAATTTTATTCCTGCATATAATTCTTCCAAAGCTTCTACCGGGAAACGATTTGATGCAGCGACAGATACTGTAATATGCGTAGCTTTTGCATTCATTGCGTAAATATCTGAAGCATTAACCATCACAGATTTGTACCCTAAATGCTTTAGCGGCATGTAAGCAAGGTCAAAATGAACCCCTTCTACAAGCATATCTGTACTAACCAAAGTTTGTTTATTTTTAAAATCAAGCACCGCAGCATCATCACCAATTGCTTTTACAGTAGAGGTATGTTTAGGCGAAAAATGCCTTGTTAGATGATCTATAAGTCCAAATTCTCCTAACTCAGATAAACTAGTTCTGGTTTGCCCACTATTATCAAACATCACAAATAAATTTTTATGCAAATAAACGAATATTATTTCAACAGCATATTCTAAACAGATTTTATGAGTATTAATGAAAGGTTTACAATAAAAACCTACTAAAGCATTAGGAATAACAGACTACCGGAAGGTTTTGCAAGAAAACAAACCAGCTATTGCCAATTCCGGTCTAGCAATAGTATTAAATTTCAATCGAATACATTTATTAATGCATTCCTAAAACAAATATTGCCGCTATGGTAAAACGCTTGTTTTAATGTATATTTGTAACCGATTTAAAATAATCTTTTTTAGCTATGATTAAAGTAAGCGAAGACGCAAAAAAAAAGATTTCCGCTTTGATGAGCGAGGAAGGCTACGATAGCATACAGGATTTTGTGCGCGTTGGCGTAAAAAGCGGTGGCTGTTCTGGTTTGTCTTACGAATTGAAGTTTGACAAAGCAAAAGCCGAAGACGATAAACTTTTTGAAGATAACGATGTAAAGATCGTAGTAGATAAACGCAGTGTTTTGTATCTGGCAGGGACTATATTAGAATACTCTGGTGGATTGAATGGTAAAGGATTTGTTTTCAACAATCCTAACGCCCAAAGAACTTGCGGATGTGGAGAAAGTTTTTCGCTATAAGAAAGTTTAAAATTAAAGGTTTAAAATTCGAAGTTGGCGACGATTAAACAATTTGAAGATTTAGAAATTTGGCAGAAGTCAAGAGAAGTTTGTCAAATTGTTTATAGTTTGAAACAGAATACAAATCTTAAAAATGATTATAAATTATATAATCAGTTAAATGGATCCTCAGGCTCTATAATGGATAATATAGCTGAAGGTTTTGAAAGAAATGGAAATAGAGAATTTATTCAATTTCTTTCGATAGCAAAGGCATCATGTGGAGAGGCAAGATCACAGATATATAGAGCTTTTGATCGCGGATATTTAAATGAAGATGATTTTGAAGATTTTAAGAGCAAAGTTATTTCATTGAGCAGGCAAATAAATGGTTTTATAGATTATTTGCAAAAGAGTGATTTTAAAGGAACGAAATTTAAATAACCTTAAATTTTGAGCCTTGAATATAAAATACAGAGATGGCATATACTGAAGACGACTTAAAAAAAGAACTCGAAACCAAAGAGTATGAGTATGGATTTTATACCGATATAGAATCCGATACTTTTCCTATTGGTTTAAATGAAGATATTGTTAGAGCAATTTCTAAGAAGAAAGAGGAACCAGAATGGATGACAGAATGGAGACTCGAAGCTTATAGAGAATGGGAGAAAATGGCAGAACCAGAATGGGCTAACGTTCATTACGAAAAACCTAATTTTCAGAACATTTCTTATTATTCTGCTCCTAACAAAAAACCGAAATACGAAAGTTTAGATGAAGTAGATCCGGAATTACTAGATACCTTCAAAAAACTAGGAATCTCTCTGGACGAACAGAAAAAATTAGCAGGTGTTGCTGTAGATGTGGTAATGGATTCAGTTTCTGTAACTACCACTTTTAAAAAGACCTTAGCTGAAAAAGGAATTATTTTCTGTTCTATTTCTGAAGCAATAAAAGAACATCCAGAATTGGTTAAGAAATATATCGGAAGTGTTGTACCGAAGAAAGATAACTTTTATGCTGCATTGAATTCTGCGGTTTTTAGTGATGGATCTTTCTGTTACATTCCAAAAGGCGTAAGATGCCCAATGGAACTTTCTACTTATTTCAGAATTAATCAGGCAGGAACGGGGCAGTTTGAAAGAACACTTGTGGTTGCAGACGAATCTAGTTACGTAAGTTACTTAGAAGGTTGTACTGCACCAACGCGTGATGAAAATCAGCTGCATGCTGCTGTAGTAGAACTGGTAGCTTTAGATGATGCTGAGATCAAATATAGTACCGTTCAAAACTGGTTCCCTGGTAGTAAAGAAGGTAAAGGTGGTGTATATAATTTTGTGACTAAAAGAGGAATTTGCGAGAAAAACGCAAAGATTTCTTGGACACAGGTAGAAACAGGATCTGCAGTAACCTGGAAGTATCCTTCTTGTATTCTTAAAGGAGATAATTCGGTTGGAGAATTTTATTCAATTGCAGTAACAAATAATTTCCAGCAGGCAGATACTGGTACGAAAATGATTCATCTTGGTAAGAATACGAAGAGTACGATTATTTCGAAAGGTATTTCTGCAGGTAAATCACAGAACTCGTATCGTGGGTTAGTTCAGATTAATTCTAGAGCTGAAAATGCACGTAACTTTTCACAATGTGATTCGCTACTAATGGGTAACGAATGTGGTGCACATACTTTCCCATATATCGAAGCGAAAAATAAATCTGCTAAAGTAGAACACGAAGCTACCACGAGTAAAATTGGGGAAGATCAAATTTTCTACTGTAACCAAAGAGGAATTGATACTGAAAAAGCTATCGCCTTAATTGTGAATGGTTTTAGTAAAGAAGTTCTAAACAAGCTTCCTATGGAGTTTGCAGTAGAAGCTCAAAAATTACTTGAAATTTCTTTAGAAGGATCAGTAGGATAATTTAAAAATCCCATGAAGAAGATTTTGTGCGTATTTTTCCTAACACTGGTTTGTCTAAGTTGCGAAGAGAAAACTGAAAAGAAAGTTCAGGAAACTACTTCAACAGAAACTGAACAAGATACAGTACCTACGTTAATAGGAGATTTTGTTTACGCTGATGAAGCTGCACTTTTTAGAGGAGAAGATTTCATCTATAATGTTGAGATTGATAGCTTAAGCCGCTCATTAGCAAATCAAGTAAAAGCTTACAAAACCGACGATTTTGAAATGGTTCCGGTTAAAGTAAGAGGAAAAATAAAACAAAGTCCTGGTCAATCGGGAATTAGAGAGAATTTAGAATTACGAGAAATTATCGCTGTCTTAGCCGATAG is from Zunongwangia endophytica and encodes:
- a CDS encoding succinate dehydrogenase/fumarate reductase iron-sulfur subunit, whose translation is MKLNLKIWRQESAKAKGGMVDYQVDGIDGDMSFLEMLDILNEQLVEKGEDTVQFDHDCREGICGSCSLQIDGEPHGPDKLIATCQLHMRKFKDGDTIVIEPFRAKAFPVVKDLIVDRSAFDRIQQAWGYVSVNTSGNTIDANSIPVEKSKADDSFNAATCIGCGACVAACKNASAMLFTSAKVSQYALLPQGRIEATERVMAMVRQMDEEGFGACSNTGACEIECPKGISLENIARMNREYLSASTKG
- a CDS encoding fumarate reductase/succinate dehydrogenase flavoprotein subunit, producing MSILESKIPEGPLKDKWTKHKNDINLVNPANKRNIDVIVVGTGLAGGAAAATLAELGYNVKTFCYQDSPRRAHSIAAQGGINASKNYQGDGDSDYRLFYDTVKGGDYRSREANVYRLAEVSGNIIDQCVAQGVPFAREYGGYLDNRSFGGVLVSRTFYAKGQTGQQLLLGAYSAMNRQINRGKITPFNRHEMMDLVLVDGKARGIIARDMVTGKIERHSGHAVVLASGGYGNVFFLSTNAMGSNVMAAWRAHRRGAYFANPCYTQIHPTCIPVTGDHQSKLTLMSESLRNDGRIWVPKKKEDADAIRDGKKKPTDLAEEDRDYYLERRYPSFGNLVPRDVASRAAKERCDAGFGVNKTGQAVYLDFASAIKRYGKEKAFTSGHKNPSDEEVIRLGTEVVESKYGNLFDMYEKITDQNPYKTPMMIYPAVHYTMGGLWVDYNLQTTIPGCFAAGEANFSDHGANRLGASALMQGLADGYFVLPYTIGHSLSEDIRTGKIPTDSPEFDAAEKDVTDRINKLMNAGGKHSVDSYHKKLGKIMWEKCGMARNAKGLQEAIDEIKALREDFWKNVKVTGPTESKNAELEKAGRVADFLELGELFAKDALHREESCGGHFREEYQTEEGEALRDDENFRYVAAWEHTGLPSEAVLHKEQLIFDNIELKTRSYK
- a CDS encoding succinate dehydrogenase cytochrome b subunit, with the protein product MGGFLKSSIAKKVAMALSGLFLVLFLLQHFTINLTSVISKDLFNELSHFMGTNFVVQAFLQPVLIFGVVFHFVMGIVLELRNRGARDVKYVKYKGQENSSWMSRNMIYTGLVVLAFLGLHFYDFWVPELVHKYVESHPSDASRYYGELVAKFQDPIRVGFYCLSFVFLSLHLLHGFSSSFQSVGWRNKYAKGLRGVTVAYAIIIPLGFIFIALFHYINNL
- the asnB gene encoding asparagine synthase B: MCGIVCAFDLKEKSEDLRPQLLEMAKCLRHRGPDWSGIYSDDKAILAHERLAIVDPISGGQPLLSEDKQLILAANGEIYNHKQLRSQFPNYKFQTESDCEVILALYKEKGDTFLDELNGIFGFAIYDAENDEYFIARDHMGVIPLYIGWDHNGTFYVASELKALEGKCTKIELFPPGHYLSSKKEGFQRWYQRDWMEYDAVKDNETSIEDLKEALEQAVHRQLMSDVPYGVLLSGGLDSSITSAVAKKYSEKRIESGDKDAAWWPRLHSFAIGLEGSPDLAAAKKVADHLDTVHHEIKFTIQEGLDAIKDVIYHIETYDVTTIRASTPMYLMARTIKSLGIKMVLSGEGSDELFGGYLYFHKAPNDKEFHEETVRKLDKLHQYDCLRANKSLCAWGIEGRVPFLDKEFMDVAMRLNPKDKMITGERIEKWVLRKAFEDYLPESVAWRQKEQFSDGVGYSWIDTLKELVESEVSDEQLKNAHFKFPIQPPTSKEEYYYRSIFTDHFPSDAAALSVPSVPSVACSTPTALEWDESFKNMNDPSGRAVANVHSDAYKKDLIEG
- a CDS encoding SDR family NAD(P)-dependent oxidoreductase — encoded protein: MSDFQNKTAIITGGSGSIGYTTALELAEAGANILLVDIDEEALKEKESAAKKENLNISYVVADVSKPRDVKNYVDTCIERYGKIDYFFDNAGIEGKVAPLQDYPDDIFDKVMEVNVKGTYLGMKHVIPKIEDGGSIVITSSVAGLQGSPKMVPYITSKHAVIGIMRTAALELGDRNINVNCVNPGSVDNRMMRSLEDGVNPGHGDDVKKAYESTIPLGRYATPEDISHMVCFLFSDKASYANGQTFVVDGGMKA